A genomic region of Metopolophium dirhodum isolate CAU chromosome 1, ASM1992520v1, whole genome shotgun sequence contains the following coding sequences:
- the LOC132943326 gene encoding uncharacterized protein LOC132943326, with translation MNFLKFICNNNILSLDKLFCQFVNDLDTWWLNHTTDLSYELTRIHSFMHTIIINVDEVVQLYIPDSNNYNDVLILACLINMQNKRTVSHVNFHVQIIMCAIKFNFIDKKSLKIQLKELVNKNYIMIDTQNIYNLNNEKIMNEINKHIHNNIYVNKIMSLSRESYYITAAFYNLPSIFNPTNKIKIQNLTNKTHIFSRFQKKFIFIKDFINSILQTHFLKLTTDTIQENYLQYPVRVRFGNPLF, from the exons atgaatttcttaaaattcatatgtaacaataatatattatcacttgACAAATTGTTTTGCCAATTTGTTAATGACCTGGATACTTGGTGGCTGAATCATACAACTGATTTGTCATATGAACTCAcaag aattcaTTCATTCATGCATACCATAATCATTAATGTTGATGAAGTTGTTCAACTTTATATCCCGGacagcaataattataatgacgtTTTAATTCTGGCCTGCCtgataaatatgcaaaataaacgCACGGTat CCCATGTTAATTTTCATGTTCAAATTATAATGTgtgcaattaaatttaatttcatcgaCAAAAAGTCGTTAAAAATACAACTAAAAGAATTAgtgaataaaaactatattatgattgatacacagaacatttataatttgaataatgaaaaaatcatgaacgaaataaataaacatatacataacaatatatatgtcaataaaataatgtcattAAGTCGAGAAAGTTATTACATAACAGCCGCATTTTACAAC CTGCCATCCATTTTTAaccctacaaacaaaataaaaatccaaaatctAACTAATAAAACTCACATATTCAgcagatttcaaaaaaaatttatattcattaaagATTTCATAAACAGCATACTTCAAACTCATTTCTTAAAATTAACAACTGATACTATTCAAGAAAATTACCTACAATACCCCGTCAGAGTTCGATTCGGTAATCCACTGTTTTGA